GTTGGTATGTGATTTATTTAAACAGAATGTACATAGCAAACTTAGTCGAAAACCTAGAATTATCTAACCAACTAGACTACTAAACTCAACACATAATTTCAATTAAGAATACATACATTGTTCAGAATCAACTACATCTACCAATTATATCTGATCTAAAGCCACAATCATAAACAGTTGTAATTACAAAATCTGTTCCAGTAAACTACAGAGCCAGCTCACTGAATTGATCAAGGACCCAACCGTACCACACTAGCTCGAAATTTCAACACATGAAAAGAATTGAATTCATGCTTCTCAGGATCAAAGTTAAAGGATATGGATTATCCGTGCAAGTTTTGATTCAAACTTTTGAGGGTTATAATTACAATGTAAGGGTCATCACCATGGAGTAACTATAAACCGTCATTGTTTTTAACTATGACAACTAACTAGTAAGAGAAAAATAGACAAATGGAAGTAAGAAACTATGAAACTCACATAGTTTTATGGTGCATTTGCATATATAGCGCATCTGAAAATATGAAGTAATCACCTTCAAATAAGAATTTTACAAGCTAACACATGCATATCCAATTCatacatacaaacacacacCCAAGCAGACATGCAAATCCAAATCATACACATGCAGGCGCATGCACAAGCAGCAATCATTGTAATGTAATAGCTAATTCAATCTAGAATATTTCATTGAATGAGTAGATGACTAAGTTACCAAGAATTCCAGTATAGTAGGAAAGGGGTACATCAGTGTGCTCAATTTTAAAGAGTCCTTCCAGTTCTGTGATGAGGCTGTATTCTTCCCATGAAGTTGTGCCCCAAATCAAGTCACCTTTCTTGAAGTTCGGGTGTCCTGAATCCAAAACTTTGGCCACCCCAAACCCAGTTAATGGCTGCCTCATGTTATCATcagaaaaagaaattagaatTGCACTCATAGAACAAGATACAAGCTGAGTCATCTTACAAAGCCCactcaacatatatatatatatatatatattgcaagaggtggaaattttttaattttttaaatttagataatGCTTACAACATACAAAGAATTTGACCATTTAGTTAATTGCCATTTAATTATGATTATCTatctaaaaatttcaacaatataaTTTTCCAACCCTATATGTTACATACTAATATATATTGTGATGATTTGAATTGGCAAATATCCATGACAATGTAATTTGTATTGAGTGTGAAATTGTTGGTCCAATAAATTCCCTAATGAGAGAAGCTCAGAGTTTTGCAATTTGAAAAATCTCGCTCGAGCGCAATTTTATCAGAGGGTGTTTTCTAATCAGGATTTTGTCTTGCTCAAATTAGAACCTGCTCGATCAAGTAGCTAACACTGCTCATACGAGCAACTTAAGAAAACAGGCAAGCACCAAACAATTGAGGACTTCAGTTTCCATGCTCTATGAGTCGAAAAGAAGACATCATAGTTGAGAATTGAGCTTTAGGGAGCCAGAGACCCTTAGAAAAATCTGTGTGGCTTTCATCGTTGGAGCTACTAATTCGTTAGGAGCATATGCTTAAAGAACTTAGTTTTCTTacattggcttttttttttttggctcgcACTGGTGGATTGAACTCATGACCtgttgctctgataccatatcaAATTATCGATTCTCTTAAAAGGAGATAgataatttattcatttattataacaacaacaattattatccatATGCCTACAGTGGTTCCTAACATAGAGGAAGCAAAACCATgaaagcagagagagagagagagagagagcttacaGAGCCAGGAGTATAGGAGGTAAGCACGTTAGGACCCTCAACCCTTGTCATCCGGATACGCATGTAAGGATCACAGGACAAGTAAAGGTTCTTCACTACTATTCCATGGGACCCCTCTTGTAGCTTAAGTTTCATGGTTCCATTGATCACTTGCATGTCCGACTCTTTAGGAAAACCAGTCACGTAGTCTTTCAATATTACTTGCTTGTTCCTCACTTCTTCACCAACAACACCACTAGCCATTGTTAGTCTTTCTAAGAGCTTCTGGTGTTTCAGTGTTTCTCTCCGTCAATCTATGctgtattttcagtttcaactatTGTTGCTTTTATAATATGAAGTTTGTGGACTGAGGACATGACACGTGTGTGTGCGCCAAACACTTGAGAAATCCACTACTGCAATGCATGTTATCCATTTGATTATGTCTTGATCGTCATTAAAATATTGCctactttaaaaaaagttaGATACACACAATTTTTCATTACCATTTTTAACTAATTTGTACTACTTTATcgaaattttaataatattttattggcGAAACATTATTTCTGAATTTATATTTCtgaatttatattaaaaatgagaatTTTAATAGGACAGTTTCAAACTATAATATAGTGGCACCGACACAATACGAGAGGTACAAAATTATATGCATTACGATACAAcacaacattttttgaaaaattaagataTGACAcagaaggaataaaaaattaattgattaaattaatatttatttttgaatatatattatttagtttaaCCTATAATttaggtttaaaaaataattactaacaagcaaaatttaaaaaaaatatatatctaaaattaatttaaaagtaataataTATCACAGATAAGTACATTAATACCCCTTAAATGATGTTCAAATTAcaaagaaacattttaaataattcaatttagtaatataaattgaaataattaaagCAAATAACCTACGCgctacaaattattatttttaaatgaaaaaacaaaatttattataccaaataataaataaataaaaatacacaaattGATAGAGAAAAAACCTAGCCACTACCTTgtaatagaaaacaaaaaatgtgatgtgggtttcagttaactcaaaTGGTAAGGTCTCTactggttgaataagagattatTAGGAGCAAATACCATAtgttgaaattttttccaaaaaaataaaaataaaaacaaaaacaaaaagaaaacaaaaagggtGTAAGTACAAGCaactttgttttgttctttttctcttgtaCAAATTAGTCACAACCGTGTTCGGGACATATTCCTATTAAGTAAATAATTCTTTTTCTCATGACAcctattaaataaataattattatgtcTCAAACTAGCCAAAGTGATTAGCTCTGATTGTGTGATGCATGAAACCTCTTAACTGCCATGGAAGTACCGTCCGGAAGCATTGCCTTGTAGACAGTCCCCATTTTTCCCGATGTAATGACATTGTTTGCACGAAAATTGTAGGTTGCTTTTTCTGAGCTTCTTCAAACTTATTTTTGTAGCCATCTTCTCTAATAATGAAATCTGTGGATCAAATCACCATACAGgagtacttaaaaaaaagaaattgctcATAGAGCTTAAATGAATTGGGAGAATTCAAGAGTATGTCAAGATAACAAAGTGTaacttttcaataattaaatttaaaactagtaATTGGGAAATTTTGCCtgaaattattgtatactcctagagtaccataaatacgtactctctcctctcacataaatggtgggtcccactaattaaattcatggtgagacccaccattcatgtgagaagaagaagtacacatttatgatacttcaggagtacttaataattttctatcacatacaatttttttattccttttctaTTTGAATGAAGATTTTTCTACTTCCAAAGTTAAAGCAAGGGAACCGTGTCCGAAGAATCtttagccccccccccccccccccaaaaaaaaaaacccttttcatCCAAATGACcttgaatttttcaaatttcatttctaaatatgttgatttaaaaatttttttttttatccaattttgTTCAACTTTTGTTCTGTGTTCAATATGGTTCTTCCATCCACCAATTGGACAATTTGGACTACGGTTAAAGCTTTCAAAACATTgtcattttaatttgttgagGTTACATTCCATAATTATAAATGCTTTTAATTTAGACATCTTTAATATTAGGTCAATGCCATTTTCGAGAGTAGGAAATTATAGAAAGATAAATTTGACTTTAACTTAAGGACTGAAATGGATTGAAGTAAAGTGAATGGgctgaagtggaccaaaatagactgaATGGACCCATTTGACTGAATTAGACCGTAATGGACTGAAATGTACCAAATAGACCGAAAGGACCGAATTAGGCTAAATGGACCGAATGGACAAAAGTGGTAGTGGACCAAAATGAACTAAATGGATAGAAGTGGAACAAAGGGATGAAATAGAATGAAGTGGAGCAAATGGATGAAGTGGACTGTATTGGACCGAATCAAATTGAAGTTTAGCGAATGGTCCAaatagaccaaagtggaccgaatgtACTGAAGTAGaccaaaatggagagagaatGGGGTTCTAACCCAGAGACACACCGCAATCTCCATATAAAAGTTATGATAATGAGTTAGCAAATCAAACTTTATCTAGTAGTCCAAAAACCATGTTAGTAATTTAccctctttaaaaaaaaaatcattatatttttacttttatttttatttttatttttattaaataatagtattattttaaaaaccacaaaacacatcaattttaagagagaatagtttcctttaaataataataattatttattttaagttttacattgacattttaaaatttttcattttcaaacaaAGTAGTAAATTTTAATTGGTATGCAAAGACAAGGCCGCTCATTACAATTTGAGCAATTAGAcgataattttatatataattagtgtttttctttcattttaatataGTATTTAAATGCTTCTCGTCTCTTGATATGAaagattattaattattatttttatttatatttgtgtttttttttttttggggggggtgggcTTCAGCTAATGCCTACGGCTACGTGGCTTTGTCTTGAGCTGTTCCTTTGCGTTGTCGCATATGATTAAGGTCATCAATCACTCAACCTGAAACAGATATTTCTCAAAGCTACTTTTTTAATTCCAAGAAATGATAATTTGACAATACCTCTGCGGCTCAAATTGCATTGCACACTAAACTAAGCTACTCTCAAGTTTTCATTGCACACTAGAATGAATAATACACATGCCTGCAAATCAGATTCTTAAAAATCTCAATTCACATTCTTTAGAGATGGagccagttttttttttttttttttttttttttttttaaattatcttaCAGGTCTCAAAGCTTACTAAACATAGTTTCCTAAATAAGATATGACATATCCTTCATGACTAAGTTAACGGCTGAAACTCATATAATGTGGTTTTGTAAATTGTTAAAGTTCCTTCTTGTAGATttattgtaccaacaccaaacCATAAACCTTTCCCTGGCTGCAGACAGGGCTTTATTAAACTACCACAAGGTGGACCTCTAACATCGAAGAATTTGACATAAAACTCAACATAATAGCAAATGGATACATAAATCATGGCCAAATCACTCCCGAGCAATCAAAACAACTTGTTTCCCAACATTGCGGCCACTATAAAGTCCTACCAGAGCAGCAGGGCCACTCTCAAGGCCTTCAGCTATGTCCTCCACATACATTATCTTCCCTTCTCTGATGTAAGGCAGCATTACATCCAAGAATTTGGGATAAATGTTATAGTAATCAAAGACAACAAATCCTTTCATGTGAATCCTTTTATAAATAAGACACATCAGATTCTGAACACCTTCAGGCTGATCGAGAATATTGTATTGTGAAACCTGTCCACATACAGAAATTCTGCCATGGTCTTTCATATTGAGAAGCACAGCATCAAGCATTTTCCCCCCTACGTTCTCAAAGTAGATATCAATGCCCTCAGGGAAGTACCTGGTGACACTCAGAAATAGTCAGACTGTAGTTAGTGCCTGAGAGAACATTTCAATAGCTCATAATTAACAGCTGTGGGCTGAAACTTAAATTGGGAGAATATGCAcctttgatttaaaaaataaataaataatttcctaTCCTCCCCTTCACCTTATTCTGCctcgttttttattttttattttttattattattattattattttaatcagaCAGGCCTGGGCATGTTAGTGGATGCAGTAtaaccattattttaaaaaggATTTGGAAATGCATAATCAATACTGCAATAATGTAATCTTATGAATTTCCGTTACCATCTTAATCCTTTCTTGTTAATAAGATTTTCCATTAATGTGCTATCACCATGCATCTACCTAcatagaaaaatcaaatataaaatctGCAATTGAAGAATGTACACTTTCGTGTGCAAAGTCATTTTTGGATATTTTATAGAAAGGCCTCAACCCATTGGCCATGCTTCCAATGCAACGATTAATCTGCTAGTAACGTAAACCATGGAACTCACCCGAAGATAGTAATTTCTAATATCATTATGATGATCAAGACCATATCATGTATGTTATCCttaatagtataaaaatatagACACACGCACATATATAGATGATAAGAAAGATAGAAGGAATAACTTTATATCCATCTGATGTCCAATGATTAATTAAAGCTACAGAGCAAGAAAAGTGTTAGGAAATATTTATAGATACTGACCTCTTCAAAGCTCCGTCCAAGTCAGTTTCTTCCTTATAATTGAAAGCCTCATCAAACCCAAACTTGTTCCGTAGTAGATCAACCTGCATGACATCAAAACACAGAAAgaagatagaaatttttttgttgagtatTGACTGGCCTGCTTATTCCCTCATAGAGCAGAGAAGGGAAGGAGAAAGAAAGATATTGTATGGCTAACAACTGTAGCAAGAAATCTATCCTTTCAAAACAATGCAATGATTACTTCCTATAAAGAATTATTTATGTATATGATgtttgtatttctaaaacaagGCCTTCAATATACCTTCTGTTTCCcatccaaaattttcaagaagaaaacCAGGTCTACATAGTGGTCAGAAGATTGTAGTCCATTAACCGTAGGACCATTCCATGGGAAGAGAAAATTGGGAAGTATTTTGGTATTAATTAGTAAGAATTATATGAGTTTATAAGTTTTCCTGTGGAAATTTCATTATGTCATAGAAAAAGAAGCGACTGTAAGAACAAAAGAAGTAAGCTTAAtgatagaaagagagaaattctATTGGTCTAAGAGTTCACATATTCGGTCAGGTTGACTACAAATTTTCGAAGAAATCCAATGACATGTGATGAGATCAGGTTAGCAATGCTTAATCATGgtcattgcatgtaattgaatcatATTATGAAaagataaccaaaaaaaaaaaaaaaaaaggttcaatgCAGGCAGTGGATAAAGAATAGATAGGGTCCAACTTTGAAGCATGCCAAATAGAAATAGCTCACCTTTTCTTTACTTCCAGCACTACCAACTACATAGCAACCCATCAACTTTGCAAATTGCCCAACAAGCTGACCAACTGCACCTGATGCAGCAGAAATGAAGACATACTCTCCTTTCTTAGGAGAACAAACTTCATAAAAACCGACATAAGCAGTCAAACCAGGCATACCTAGAATAAAATCCAAATGTTCAGCCAATTATAGGGCGGATATTAGTAGATGGAAAGGTAAAATGGCAGAATCTCACCTAATCTTGTCAAATGTTCATTTAATAACATTTACTGTTGCAATGTTGCTAAACATCCATATTAATATGCACATTGTTGGTATGTGATTAATTTAAACAGAATGTACGTTGCAAACTTAGTTGAAAACCTAGAATTATCTAACCAACTAGACTACTAAACTCAACACATAATTTCAATTAAGAATACATACTTTGTTCAGAATCAACTACATCTACCAATTATATCTGATCTAAAGCCACAATCATAAACAGTTGTAATTACGAAATCTGTTCCAGCAAACTACAGAGCCAGCTCACTGAATTGATCAAGGACCCAACTGTACCACACTAGCTCAAAATTTCAACACAAGAAAAGAATTGAATTCATGCTTCTCAGGATCAAAGTTATAGGATATGGATTATCCGTGCAAGTTTTGATTCAAACTTTTGAGGGTTATAATTACAATGTAAAGGCCATCACCATGGAATAACTATTAACCGTCATTGTTTTTAACTATGACAACTAACTAGTAAGAGAAAAATAGACAAATGGCAGTAAGAAACTATGAAACTCACATAGTTTTATGGTGCATTTGCATATATAGCGCATCTGAAAATATGAAGTAATCACCTTCAAATAAGAATTTTACAAGCTAACACATGCATATCCAATTCATACATAAAAACGCACACCCAAGCAGACATGCATATCTAAATCATACACATGAAGGCGCATGCACAAGCAGCATTCATTGTAATTTAATAGCTAATTCAATCTAGAATATTTCATTGAATGAGTAGATGACTAAGTTACCAAGAATTCCAGTATAGTAGGAAAGGGGTACATCAGTGTTCTTGATTTTAAAGAGTCCTTCCAGTTCTGTGATGAGGCTGTATTCTTCCCATGAATTTGTGCCCCAAATCAAGTCACCTTTCTTGAAGTTCGGGTGTCCTGAATCCAAAACTTTGGCCACCCCAAACCCAGTTAATGGCTGCTTCATGTTATCATcagaaaaagaaattagaatTGCACTCTGAACAAGATACAAGCTGAGTCATTTTACAAAGCCCactcaacatatatatatatatatattgcaagaGGTGgaaatttttaactttatataatGCTTACAACATACAATGAATTTGACCATTTAGTTAATTTCCATTTAATTATGATTATCTTTctaaaaatttcatcaatataATTTTCGAACCCTATATGTTACGTactaatatatattatgatgatTTGAATTGGCAAATATCTATGACAATGTAATTTGTATTGAGTGTGACATTgttggtcccataaattccctAATGAGAGAAGCTCAAATAAGAACCTGCCCGAGCAGGTAGTTAACACAGC
The Quercus lobata isolate SW786 chromosome 10, ValleyOak3.0 Primary Assembly, whole genome shotgun sequence DNA segment above includes these coding regions:
- the LOC115962911 gene encoding 2-alkenal reductase (NADP(+)-dependent)-like codes for the protein MASGVVGEEVRNKQVILKDYVSGFPKESDMQVINGTMKLKLQEGSHGIVVKNLYLSCDPYMRSRMTRVEGPNVFTSYTPGSPLTGFGVAKVLDSGHPNFKKGDLIWGTNSWEEYSLITELEGLFKIKNTDVPLSYYTGILGMPGLTAYVGFYEVCSPKKGEYVFISAASGAVGQLVGQFAKLMGCYVVGSAGSKEKVDLLRNKFGFDEAFNYKEETDLDGALKRYFPEGIDIYFENVGGKMLDAVLLNMKDHGRISVCGQVSQYNILDQPEGVQNLMCLIYKRIHMKGFVVFDYYNIYPKFLDVMLPYIREGKIMYVEDIAEGLESGPAALVGLYSGRNVGKQVVLIARE